In a genomic window of Sulfurimonas denitrificans DSM 1251:
- a CDS encoding GtrA family protein gives MIALRYILFALLSTALNILFQYLSFMLYDGFLSLYIAMFIGTVAGLVLKYILDKKYIFFHTPKSKKDDGKKFFLYSLMGVFTTFIFWGFEIGFDALFIDENAKYVGAVIGLSIGYVVKYFLDKKFVFKD, from the coding sequence ATGATTGCACTTAGATATATACTATTTGCGCTTCTCTCGACTGCGCTAAATATACTTTTTCAGTACCTTAGCTTTATGCTCTATGATGGTTTCTTATCGCTATATATTGCGATGTTTATCGGAACAGTTGCAGGTTTGGTTTTAAAGTATATTCTTGATAAAAAATATATCTTTTTTCATACACCAAAAAGCAAAAAAGATGATGGCAAAAAGTTTTTTCTCTACTCTTTGATGGGAGTTTTTACAACTTTTATATTTTGGGGTTTTGAGATTGGATTTGACGCCCTTTTTATAGATGAAAATGCAAAATATGTGGGTGCTGTTATAGGTCTTAGCATTGGCTATGTTGTAAAATATTTTCTTGATAAAAAATTTGTATTTAAGGATTAG
- a CDS encoding SDR family oxidoreductase, whose translation MSYVLIIGAKSDIAKEVARVYAKNGYNLYLAARESLELEDLKQDIEIRSGVEVKLVEFDITAFDTHEEFYTSLHERPLGVIVVAGFMCEQKIAQNDWNKTLQTINVNYTGALSILNIVANDFEKERRGFIVGVSSVAGDRGRKANYIYGSAKAGFSAYLSGLRNRLYESGVSVLSVKPGFVNTKMTQALDLPQNLTAQPQDVAEDIFNAQQRGRNILYTKSIWMFIMLIIKHIPEFIFKKMSI comes from the coding sequence ATGAGTTATGTTTTAATAATCGGAGCAAAGAGCGACATAGCAAAAGAGGTCGCACGTGTATATGCAAAAAATGGTTATAACCTCTACTTAGCAGCAAGAGAGTCTTTAGAATTAGAAGATTTAAAACAAGATATTGAGATAAGAAGCGGTGTGGAAGTTAAGTTAGTTGAGTTTGATATAACTGCCTTTGATACCCATGAAGAGTTTTACACTTCGCTTCACGAGAGACCTCTTGGAGTTATTGTTGTAGCTGGTTTTATGTGTGAACAAAAAATTGCACAAAATGATTGGAACAAGACACTGCAAACCATAAACGTAAACTACACTGGTGCGCTTAGTATCTTAAACATAGTCGCAAATGATTTTGAAAAAGAGAGACGCGGTTTTATAGTGGGTGTAAGCTCAGTTGCAGGAGATCGTGGCAGAAAAGCAAACTATATCTATGGAAGTGCAAAAGCTGGTTTCTCTGCCTACTTGAGCGGTCTTAGAAATAGACTTTATGAGAGCGGAGTTAGTGTTTTGAGTGTAAAACCTGGATTTGTAAATACTAAAATGACCCAAGCATTAGATTTGCCTCAAAATCTAACAGCTCAACCACAAGATGTTGCAGAGGATATATTTAACGCTCAACAGCGTGGAAGAAACATCCTCTATACAAAGTCTATTTGGATGTTTATTATGCTAATTATTAAACATATTCCAGAGTTTATTTTTAAGAAAATGAGCATATGA
- a CDS encoding UbiA prenyltransferase family protein translates to MSELLKLFRIHQYVKNLFIFMPLLFSFSYMDSHDNIYSFLTFILFSILASSIYIFNDLMDINEDRAHPTKKNRPLANGAVSTKSAKILILLLSFTSLSLSFLLSFDLFVVLLIYFILNIFYSIKLKHIAILDIFIIATGFVLRLFAGSVVTGINLSMWIILMTFLLAIFLALAKRRDDVLLSIDGQETRKNIDGYNLEFVNASMVLMAGVVIVSYIQYTISPEVIHRIGTEYLYLTSFFVILGILRYMQITFVEQDSASPTKIIIRDTFLKLTITLWLISFLVIAKLL, encoded by the coding sequence TTGAGTGAACTCTTAAAGTTGTTTCGTATTCATCAATATGTAAAAAACCTTTTTATATTTATGCCTCTGCTGTTCTCTTTTTCTTACATGGATTCTCATGATAACATCTATTCTTTTCTAACATTTATACTTTTTTCTATATTAGCAAGTAGCATTTATATCTTTAATGACCTCATGGATATAAATGAAGACAGAGCACATCCAACTAAGAAAAACCGCCCTCTGGCAAATGGAGCGGTCTCTACCAAGAGTGCAAAAATTCTAATTTTACTTCTATCATTTACATCCTTATCTCTCTCATTCCTGCTTAGTTTTGATCTATTTGTTGTTCTACTTATCTACTTTATTTTAAATATCTTCTACTCCATAAAACTCAAACATATCGCCATTTTAGATATCTTTATAATCGCTACTGGTTTTGTTTTAAGACTTTTCGCTGGTTCTGTTGTAACTGGCATAAACCTCTCCATGTGGATTATTCTTATGACTTTTCTTCTTGCGATATTTTTAGCACTTGCAAAAAGAAGAGATGATGTACTTCTATCGATTGATGGGCAAGAGACTAGAAAAAATATAGACGGCTACAACCTTGAATTTGTAAATGCCTCAATGGTTCTTATGGCTGGAGTTGTAATCGTTAGCTATATACAATATACAATATCGCCAGAGGTTATACATAGAATAGGAACAGAGTATCTATATCTAACCTCATTTTTTGTAATTCTTGGCATACTTAGATACATGCAGATAACTTTTGTAGAACAAGATAGCGCTAGTCCAACTAAAATCATTATAAGAGACACCTTTTTAAAACTAACCATAACCCTCTGGCTAATTAGCTTTTTGGTAATTGCAAAACTTTTATGA
- a CDS encoding FAD-binding oxidoreductase: MSLLSWGMFPNIKNKIFNLRDEKSLSLYIETTDEFIPYGNGRSYGDSALSENIVYAKPYNNFLSFDEQNGILNAEAGVLLSEILEAFVSRGWFLRVTPGTKLITLGGAIASDVHGKNHHVEGCFSECVEEFTIMGVDGKIKSCKKGDELFLATCGGMGLTGVILSAKISLKKINSKNINQTTIKTKNLKETFEVFEAHKEKPYSVAWIDCLAKGEEIGKSLLMVGDFADDGNLEYKSKKKLTIPFNFPSFALNTLSVKAFNYLYYAKAKDGISYQKVDIDTFFYPLDAIGDWNKIYGSGGFTQYQFILPKEQSYEGLREILTKISASGKGSFLAVLKLYGKENENYLSFPLEGYSLALDFKIESGLFELLDTLDEVVLKYAGRIYLTKDVRVSKETFEKGYPQIEKFRAYRKEHKMDKKLNSLQSKRVQI; encoded by the coding sequence ATGAGTCTGCTTAGCTGGGGAATGTTTCCAAATATAAAAAACAAAATCTTTAACCTAAGAGATGAAAAAAGCCTCTCTTTATACATTGAGACAACAGATGAGTTCATACCTTATGGAAATGGCAGAAGCTATGGAGACAGCGCGCTAAGTGAAAATATTGTTTATGCAAAACCATACAACAACTTCTTATCCTTTGATGAGCAAAACGGGATTTTAAATGCTGAGGCTGGTGTACTTCTTAGCGAGATTTTAGAAGCTTTTGTTAGTCGTGGATGGTTTTTAAGAGTGACTCCAGGGACAAAACTTATAACTTTAGGCGGAGCAATTGCCAGTGATGTTCATGGCAAAAACCATCATGTAGAGGGGTGTTTTAGCGAGTGTGTTGAAGAGTTTACTATCATGGGTGTTGATGGCAAAATAAAGAGCTGTAAAAAAGGCGATGAGCTGTTTTTAGCTACATGTGGCGGTATGGGCTTAACTGGTGTAATTCTTAGCGCAAAAATATCACTAAAGAAGATAAACTCTAAAAATATAAACCAAACAACCATTAAAACAAAAAACTTAAAAGAGACCTTTGAAGTGTTTGAAGCGCATAAAGAAAAGCCCTATTCTGTGGCTTGGATAGACTGTTTGGCAAAGGGTGAAGAGATTGGAAAATCTCTTCTTATGGTTGGAGATTTTGCAGATGATGGCAACTTGGAGTACAAAAGCAAAAAGAAGCTCACTATCCCATTTAATTTCCCATCATTTGCGCTAAACACTCTAAGCGTAAAGGCGTTTAACTATCTCTACTACGCAAAAGCAAAAGATGGCATCTCTTATCAAAAAGTAGATATCGATACATTTTTCTATCCGCTTGATGCCATTGGAGATTGGAACAAAATCTATGGAAGCGGTGGATTTACGCAGTATCAGTTTATCCTTCCTAAAGAGCAGAGTTATGAAGGATTAAGAGAGATTCTTACAAAGATTTCAGCTTCAGGAAAAGGGTCATTTTTGGCTGTTTTAAAGCTATATGGCAAAGAGAACGAAAACTACCTCTCATTTCCTCTTGAGGGCTACTCTTTAGCACTTGACTTTAAAATAGAGAGTGGACTCTTTGAGCTTTTAGACACGCTTGATGAGGTTGTCTTAAAATACGCTGGAAGAATTTATCTAACAAAAGATGTGCGTGTAAGTAAAGAGACATTTGAGAAGGGCTATCCTCAAATAGAGAAGTTTAGAGCATATAGAAAAGAGCATAAAATGGATAAAAAACTAAATTCACTACAATCAAAAAGGGTTCAAATATGA